In the Sediminibacter sp. Hel_I_10 genome, one interval contains:
- a CDS encoding LUD domain-containing protein, with product MSLFRKIFGLKNTPEENIKSESRGKYMPEIKLPVDEQFTINFKANGGKFLYCENMQEIQQSLSYILKENGWKDEKVLLFDERLANLFKDFDFCTTKKISESAYFFSTCEYLISDDGSLLISSNQIAEKKLKELPDDFIIFATTSQFVENIGEGLKGIKKKNKQKIPTNITTIKHFKTIEEKDFLTYGSSSKNLYLLLLEDL from the coding sequence ATGAGTCTATTTCGTAAAATCTTTGGATTAAAGAATACGCCCGAAGAAAACATAAAAAGCGAATCTAGAGGCAAATACATGCCTGAAATTAAGCTGCCCGTAGATGAACAATTCACTATAAATTTCAAGGCCAACGGTGGCAAATTTTTATATTGTGAAAATATGCAGGAGATTCAGCAGAGTTTATCCTACATTTTAAAGGAAAATGGCTGGAAAGATGAAAAAGTGCTTCTTTTTGATGAAAGATTAGCTAACCTCTTTAAGGATTTTGACTTTTGTACTACAAAAAAAATATCTGAAAGTGCTTACTTTTTTTCGACTTGTGAATACCTGATTTCTGATGATGGTTCACTTTTAATTTCATCCAACCAAATTGCTGAGAAAAAATTAAAAGAGCTCCCAGACGACTTTATCATTTTTGCTACCACAAGTCAATTTGTTGAGAATATTGGTGAAGGTTTGAAGGGGATCAAGAAAAAGAACAAACAAAAAATACCTACCAATATAACTACCATAAAGCACTTTAAAACTATTGAAGAAAAGGATTTTTTAACTTACGGAAGTAGTTCAAAGAACCTGTATTTATTGTTGCTAGAAGATTTATAG
- the ftsH gene encoding ATP-dependent zinc metalloprotease FtsH produces the protein MAKDNKNLNKKPKFSPYWIYGLVIVAFLGIQLFSGGFGGSSAKQINPTEFFDYMKEGDVAKLNIVNNREARVFLTKDAMSKEVHKSSAPSGILPSVSPQPNYVFEFGDLKLFQEEINKIKSENDINVPVSFKSEENVWGNFIFSLLPFVLIIAVWIFIMKRMSGGAGGGAGGQIFNIGKSKAKLFDEKTDVKTSFKDVAGLEGAKEEVQEIVDFLKNPDKYTSLGGKIPKGALLVGQPGTGKTLLAKAVAGEAKVPFFSLSGSDFVEMFVGVGASRVRDLFKQAKEKSPAIIFIDEIDAIGRARGKSNFSGSNDERENTLNQLLTEMDGFGTNTNVIVLAATNRADVLDKALMRAGRFDRQIFVDLPDVREREEIFEVHLRPIKQSEKLDIEFLAKQTPGFSGADIANVCNEAALIAARKGKAAVDKQDFLDAVDRIVGGLEKKNKIITKDEKKAIAFHEAGHATVSWMLEHAAPLVKVTIVPRGQSLGAAWYLPEERLIVRPEQMLDEMCAALGGRAAEKVIFNKISTGALSDLEKVTKQARAMVTIYGLSEKVGNLTYYDSSGQSEYNFSKPYSEQTAELIDKEISDIIENQYRRAIALLEENKDKLTQLAEVLLEKEVIFKDNLEKIFGKRPFAKKELNEPNVPAPEGTVEIKEEP, from the coding sequence ATGGCAAAAGACAATAAGAATTTAAATAAAAAACCAAAATTCAGTCCTTACTGGATTTATGGATTAGTCATAGTCGCATTTTTAGGTATTCAATTATTCTCAGGAGGTTTTGGCGGTAGTTCTGCTAAACAAATCAATCCTACAGAATTTTTTGATTATATGAAAGAGGGCGATGTGGCTAAGTTAAACATCGTAAACAATAGAGAAGCTCGAGTCTTTTTAACTAAAGACGCTATGAGCAAAGAGGTACACAAAAGTTCAGCGCCTTCAGGTATTTTACCTTCTGTGTCTCCACAACCAAATTATGTATTTGAGTTTGGAGATTTAAAATTGTTTCAAGAAGAGATCAATAAAATAAAATCTGAAAATGATATCAACGTTCCTGTTTCTTTTAAGTCTGAAGAAAACGTTTGGGGCAATTTCATTTTTTCTTTATTACCGTTTGTTTTAATTATTGCGGTATGGATTTTTATAATGAAACGTATGTCTGGCGGTGCTGGAGGTGGTGCTGGTGGTCAGATTTTCAATATTGGGAAATCTAAGGCCAAGCTTTTTGATGAAAAAACAGATGTAAAGACCTCATTTAAGGATGTTGCTGGTTTAGAAGGTGCAAAAGAAGAGGTTCAAGAAATTGTTGATTTTCTTAAAAACCCTGATAAATATACCTCATTAGGTGGTAAAATACCTAAAGGTGCATTATTAGTTGGTCAACCAGGTACGGGTAAAACATTATTGGCTAAGGCTGTTGCAGGTGAGGCTAAAGTGCCTTTCTTTTCATTATCTGGTTCAGACTTTGTTGAAATGTTTGTTGGTGTTGGTGCATCTCGTGTTCGGGATTTATTCAAGCAGGCTAAAGAAAAAAGTCCGGCAATTATATTCATCGATGAGATTGATGCTATTGGTCGTGCCAGAGGTAAAAGTAACTTCTCAGGGTCTAATGACGAAAGAGAAAATACATTAAACCAACTCTTGACCGAGATGGATGGTTTTGGAACCAATACAAACGTTATTGTTCTAGCTGCTACAAACAGAGCAGACGTTTTAGATAAAGCGTTAATGCGTGCAGGACGATTTGATAGACAGATTTTTGTGGATCTTCCAGATGTAAGAGAACGAGAAGAAATATTTGAAGTGCATTTAAGACCTATCAAACAGTCCGAAAAATTAGATATAGAATTTTTGGCTAAACAAACACCAGGTTTCTCTGGAGCTGATATAGCGAATGTTTGTAATGAAGCTGCATTAATTGCCGCACGAAAAGGTAAGGCTGCAGTGGATAAACAAGACTTTCTAGATGCTGTTGACAGAATTGTTGGTGGTTTAGAAAAGAAAAATAAGATCATCACTAAAGATGAAAAGAAAGCTATCGCGTTTCATGAAGCTGGTCATGCCACTGTAAGTTGGATGTTAGAACATGCAGCACCATTGGTCAAAGTCACTATTGTGCCAAGAGGACAATCTCTAGGAGCAGCATGGTACTTGCCGGAAGAAAGATTGATCGTAAGGCCAGAACAAATGTTGGATGAAATGTGCGCTGCCCTTGGTGGTAGAGCCGCTGAAAAGGTGATTTTCAATAAAATTTCAACAGGTGCTCTGAGCGATTTGGAAAAAGTAACTAAGCAAGCGAGAGCTATGGTCACTATTTATGGACTTAGTGAGAAGGTTGGTAACTTGACCTATTACGACTCTAGTGGGCAGTCAGAATATAATTTCTCGAAGCCTTATAGTGAACAAACTGCTGAACTTATTGATAAAGAAATTTCTGATATTATCGAAAATCAGTACAGACGTGCCATTGCTTTGTTGGAGGAAAATAAAGATAAGTTAACCCAGTTGGCTGAAGTGCTTCTTGAGAAAGAGGTGATCTTTAAAGATAATCTAGAGAAGATTTTTGGTAAGCGTCCGTTTGCTAAAAAAGAGCTCAATGAGCCTAATGTTCCAGCTCCAGAAGGAACAGTTGAAATTAAGGAAGAACCTTAA